Proteins co-encoded in one Medicago truncatula cultivar Jemalong A17 chromosome 8, MtrunA17r5.0-ANR, whole genome shotgun sequence genomic window:
- the LOC11424969 gene encoding auxin-responsive protein SAUR78, which translates to MAKLGKLTKLKSAIKRWPSLTKLSRNNSSISSSSKQQEQELHAVYVGKSRRQYLVNSNVVQHPVFQELVDRSSCDDGVVVVSCEVVLFEHLLWMLESVEGETQLGSMAELVEFYNCGAC; encoded by the coding sequence ATGGCCAAACTTGGAAAATTAACAAAGCTTAAGTCAGCTATCAAAAGATGGCCTTCATTAACCAAACTCAGCCGCAACAATAGCTCTATCTCTTCCTCCTCCAAGCAACAAGAACAAGAGCTTCATGCTGTCTATGTCGGAAAGTCGCGGCGACAATACCTTGTGAACTCCAATGTTGTTCAACACCCTGTGTTTCAGGAGCTAGTGGATAGATCTTCTTGTGATGATGGTGTTGTGGTGGTTTCTTGTGAAGTTGTTTTGTTTGAACATTTGCTGTGGATGCTTGAAAGTGTTGAAGGTGAGACACAGTTGGGGTCCATGGCTGAGCTGGTTGAGTTCTACAATTGTGGTGCATGTTGA
- the LOC120577739 gene encoding albumin-1, translated as MAYLRLAHLVVFLLATFSLIFPMMKAAEDCLGICSPFEMPPCPSSSCRCIPVILIGGNCVDPSSPTITKMVEKHANLCQSHADCTKKGSGSFCARYPNPDIEYGWCFSSSSRAQEVFFEISSNPQFIKDLKMRPDTCRSSFNLLM; from the exons ATGGCTTATCTTAGGCTAGCTCATTTGGTTGTCTTCTTGCTTGCCACATTTT CATTAATATTTCCGATGATGAAGGCAGCAGAAGATTGTTTGGGTATTTGTTCGCCGTTTGAGATGCCACCATGTCCTTCAAGCAGCTGCCGTTGCATTCCTGTTATACTAATTGGAGGAAACTGCGTAGATCCATCATCTCCAACTATCACGAAGATGGTTGAGAAACATGCTAACTTATGTCAATCTCATGCTGATTGCACGAAGAAAGGAAGTGGTAGCTTTTGTGCTCGTTATCCTAATCCTGATATCGAATATGGATGGTGTTTTTCCTCAAGCAGTAGAGCACAAGAAGTATTCTTCGAGATTTCCTCTAACCCTCAATTTATAAAAGACTTAAAGATGAGGCCTGATACTTGCCGGAGCtcctttaatttattaatgTGA
- the LOC11421254 gene encoding albumin-1: MAYLRLAHLVVFLLATFSIFPMMKGAEECSGICSPFQMPPCPSSNCRCIPLVLAGGNCVDPSSPTITKMVEKHANLCQSHADCTKKGSGSFCARYPNPDIKYGWCFSSNSKAQEVFFKISSNPRFMEDLKIKPGTCGSFFY; the protein is encoded by the exons ATGGCTTATCTTAGGCTAGCTCATTTGGTTGTCTTCTTGCTTGCCACATTTT CAATATTTCCGATGATGAAGGGTGCAGAAGAATGTTCGGGTATTTGTTCGCCATTTCAGATGCCACCATGTCCCTCAAGCAACTGTCGTTGCATTCCACTTGTACTAGCTGGAGGAAACTGCGTAGATCCATCATCTCCAACTATCACGAAGATGGTTGAGAAACATGCTAACTTATGTCAATCTCATGCTGATTGCACGAAGAAAGGAAGTGGTAGCTTTTGTGCTCGTTATCCTAATCCTGATATCAAATATGGATGGTGTTTTTCCTCAAATAGTAAAGCACAAGAAGTATTCTTCAAGATTTCCTCTAACCCTCGATTTATGGAAGACTTAAAGATAAAGCCTGGTACATGCGGGAGCTTCTTTTATTAA
- the LOC11418928 gene encoding albumin-1, translated as MAYIRFAHLVVFLLAAFSLVPTKKVGATDCSGACSPFEMPPCRSSDCRCIPIGLVAGYCTYPSSPTVMKMVEEHPNLCQSHADCTKKESGSFCARYPNPDIEHGWCFSSNFEAYDVFFNVSSNRGLIKDFLPMFTLTLDS; from the exons ATGGCTTATATTAGATTTGCTCACTTGGTTGTTTTCTTGCTTGCCGCATTCT CATTGGTTCCGACGAAGAAGGTTGGAGCAACAGATTGTTCGGGTGCTTGTTCACCATTTGAGATGCCACCATGTCGTTCTAGCGATTGTCGTTGCATCCCTATTGGACTAGTTGCAGGTTATTGTACATATCCATCATCTCCAACTGTTATGAAGATGGTTGAGGAACATCCTAACTTATGTCAGTCTCACGCTGATTGCACGAAGAAGGAAAGTGGAAGCTTTTGTGCCCGTTATCCTAATCCTGATATCGAACATGGATGGTGTTTTTCCTCTAACTTTGAAGCATACGATGTATTCTTCAATGTTTCCTCTAACCGTGGACTCATAAAAGATTTCTTGCCAATGTTTACTCTAACTCTGGACTCATAA
- the LOC11423987 gene encoding auxin-responsive protein SAUR78 yields the protein MAKLGKLTKLKSAIKRWPSLTKLSRNNSSVSSSTKQHEHEQELHAVYVGKSRRQYLVNSDVIQHPVFQELVDRSSCDDGVVVVSCEVVLFEHLLWMLESVEGETQLGSMAELVEFYNCGAC from the coding sequence ATGGCCAAACTTGGAAAATTAACAAAGCTTAAGTCAGCTATCAAAAGATGGCCTTCATTAACCAAACTCAGCCGCAACAATAGCTCTGTCTCATCCTCAACCAAGCAACATGAACATGAACAAGAACTTCATGCTGTCTATGTCGGAAAGTCGCGGCGACAATACCTCGTGAACTCCGATGTCATTCAACATCCTGTGTTTCAGGAGCTGGTGGATAGATCTTCTTGTGATGATGGTGTTGTGGTTGTTTCTTGTGAAGTTGTTTTGTTTGAACATTTGTTGTGGATGCTTGAGAGTGTTGAAGGTGAGACACAATTGGGGTCCATGGCTGAGCTGGTTGAGTTCTACAATTGTGGTGCATGTTGA